From a single Brassica rapa cultivar Chiifu-401-42 chromosome A01, CAAS_Brap_v3.01, whole genome shotgun sequence genomic region:
- the LOC103863201 gene encoding gibberellin 20 oxidase 1, translating into MKIKTVDNNRQLKCYIKAEPTLLGSRIPSQYSTYQQQHNTKKKRRRETSEMAASCVITSPEEEHTPKLDLVTPLVFNPSMLNLQATIPNQFIWPDDEKPCLEAPELDVPLIDLQNFLAHSHSTLDASRLISEACYKHGFFLVVNHGISEQLISDAHEYMSRFFDMPLSEKQRIQRKAGESCGYASSFTGRFSTKLPWKETLSFQFCDDKSRPKNVQDYFCDALGHEFEPFGKVYQEYCEAMSSLSLKIMELLGINLGVSGDYFKSFFEENDSIMRLNYYPPCQKPDLTFGTGPHCDPTSLTILHQDHVHGLQVFVDNQWRSISPNPKAFVVNIGDTFMALSNNRYKSCLHRAVVNSKSERKSLAFFLCPKKDRVVKPPRELLDGNTPRRYPDFTWSMLLEFTQKHYRADMNTLQAFTDWLSNKPIQ; encoded by the exons atgaaaattaaaacagTGGACAACAATAGACAGCTTAAATGCTATATAAAGGCTGAACCGACCCTTCTTGGTTCCCGCATCCCCTCGCAATACTCAACATACCAACAACAACATAATACCAAGAAGAAGCGAAGGCGTGAAACATCAGAAATGGCGGCGAGTTGCGTAATAACATCCCCTGAGGAAGAACACACACCAAAACTAGACCTTGTGACGCCACTAGTCTTCAACCCTTCAATGCTTAACCTCCAAGCCACTATTCCAAACCAGTTCATATGGCCTGACGATGAGAAGCCTTGCCTCGAAGCTCCCGAGCTTGACGTTCCCCTCATCGATCTCCAAAACTTCCTCGCCCATAGCCACTCCACGTTAGATGCTTCCAGGCTCATATCCGAGGCCTGTTATAAGCACGGTTTCTTCCTCGTGGTCAATCACGGCATCAGCGAGCAGCTTATATCTGACGCTCATGAATATATGTCTCGCTTCTTCGACATGCCTCTCTCTGAGAAACAGAGGATTCAGAGAAAAGCAGGCGAGAGTTGTGGCTACGCTAGCAGTTTCACTGGCCGCTTCTCCACCAAGCTTCCGTGGAAGGAAACCCTTTCTTTCCAGTTTTGTGACGACAAGAGCCGCCCAAAAAACGTTCAAGATTACTTCTGCGATGCGTTGGGACATGAGTTTGAGCCATTTGG GAAAGTGTATCAAGAGTACTGTGAGGCAATGAGTTCTCTGTCGCTGAAGATCATGGAGCTTTTGGGGATAAATTTAGGCGTATCCGGAGACTActtcaaatcattttttgaagaaaatgattCCATAATGAGACTAAATTACTACCCTCCATGTCAAAAACCAGATCTTACATTTGGAACAGGACCTCATTGTGATCCTACTTCTCTTACCATCCTTCACCAAGACCATGTTCATGGCCTTCAAGTCTTTGTCGATAATCAGTGGCGCTCCATTAGTCCTAACCCCAAGGCCTTTGTGGTCAATATCGGTGATACTTTCATG GCTCTATCAAACAATAGATACAAAAGCTGCTTGCACCGGGCGGTGGTGAACAGCAAGAGCGAGAGGAAATCACTTGCGTTCTTCTTGTGTCCCAAAAAAGACAGAGTAGTGAAGCCACCAAGAGAGCTTTTGGACGGCAACACACCAAGGAGATACCCTGACTTCACTTGGTC